A genomic window from Streptomyces sp. NBC_00234 includes:
- a CDS encoding UDP-N-acetylmuramoyl-L-alanyl-D-glutamate--2,6-diaminopimelate ligase, protein MTTITPDPGNRNEKYRDPGPSLRERPGEPGTLTAVPHPDQSQNTQKDAPVSYPGAPRPDRLRPTSLGQLAAMLGVEPPGSGEVTGITHDSRAVRPGDVYAALPGARFHGADFAAQAAGLGAAAVLTDAAGAERAAATGVPVLVTEDPRGRMGEIAAEIYGRPGAALLQIGITGTSGKTTTAYLVEGGLRGAGRNTGLIGTVEMRIGDVRIKSERTTPEATDLQALFAVMRERGTEAVAMEVSSHALVLGRVDGCVFDVAVFNNLSPEHMEFHSGMEDYFQAKAQLFTPHRSRLGVVNFDDEYGRRLIDEATVPVVSFSAEGHPDADWRAEDVEVGPQDSTFVVVGPKGERISAKAPLPGPFNVANSLAAIVTLAVAGVDPQIAADGVAAVPGVPGRLERVDAGQPYLAVVDYAHKTDAVESVLRSLRKVTEGRVHIVLGCGGDRDTTKRVPMGAAAARLADTAVLTSDNPRSEDPLAILAAMLSGAAEVPVHERGDVLVDADRAAAIAAAVARAEPGDTVLVAGKGHEQGQDIHGVVRPFDDRKVLRAAIARSMGRESTEDASEGAADRAHTHENNSQG, encoded by the coding sequence GTGACAACGATCACCCCTGACCCCGGGAACCGGAACGAGAAGTACCGCGACCCCGGCCCCTCGCTTCGCGAGAGGCCGGGTGAGCCCGGTACGCTCACCGCCGTGCCCCACCCTGATCAGTCCCAGAACACCCAGAAGGACGCGCCTGTGAGCTACCCGGGAGCGCCCCGACCGGACCGGCTCCGGCCCACCTCCCTCGGCCAGCTGGCAGCCATGCTCGGTGTCGAACCACCCGGGTCCGGCGAGGTCACCGGCATCACGCACGACTCGCGGGCCGTGCGCCCGGGCGACGTCTACGCCGCCCTGCCCGGTGCCCGCTTCCACGGAGCCGACTTCGCCGCCCAGGCCGCGGGGCTCGGAGCGGCGGCGGTCCTCACCGACGCGGCGGGCGCCGAGCGCGCCGCCGCCACCGGAGTCCCGGTCCTCGTCACCGAGGACCCGCGGGGCCGGATGGGCGAAATCGCCGCGGAGATCTACGGGCGGCCGGGCGCCGCCCTGCTCCAGATCGGGATCACCGGAACGTCCGGCAAGACCACCACGGCGTACCTCGTCGAGGGCGGGCTGCGCGGGGCCGGCCGCAACACCGGGCTGATCGGCACCGTCGAGATGCGGATCGGCGACGTGCGCATCAAGTCCGAGCGCACCACCCCCGAGGCCACCGACCTCCAGGCCCTGTTCGCGGTCATGCGCGAACGCGGCACCGAAGCGGTCGCCATGGAGGTCTCCAGCCATGCCCTGGTGCTCGGCCGGGTCGACGGCTGCGTCTTCGACGTCGCCGTCTTCAACAACCTCAGCCCGGAGCACATGGAGTTCCACTCCGGGATGGAGGACTACTTCCAGGCCAAGGCGCAGCTCTTCACCCCGCACCGCAGCCGTCTGGGCGTCGTCAACTTCGACGACGAGTACGGCCGCAGGCTGATCGACGAGGCGACCGTCCCGGTCGTCTCCTTCTCCGCCGAGGGCCACCCGGACGCCGACTGGCGTGCCGAGGACGTCGAGGTCGGCCCGCAGGACAGCACCTTCGTGGTCGTCGGTCCCAAGGGTGAGCGGATCAGTGCCAAGGCCCCGCTGCCCGGCCCGTTCAACGTCGCCAACAGCCTCGCCGCGATCGTCACCCTGGCCGTCGCGGGCGTCGACCCGCAGATCGCCGCCGACGGTGTCGCGGCCGTTCCCGGCGTCCCCGGCCGGCTGGAGCGCGTGGACGCCGGCCAGCCGTACCTCGCCGTCGTCGACTACGCCCACAAGACCGACGCGGTCGAGTCCGTCCTGCGCTCGCTGCGCAAGGTCACCGAGGGCAGGGTCCACATCGTCCTCGGCTGCGGCGGCGACCGGGACACCACCAAACGCGTCCCGATGGGCGCCGCGGCGGCCCGCCTCGCCGACACCGCCGTACTGACCTCCGACAACCCCCGCTCCGAGGACCCCCTGGCCATCCTCGCCGCGATGCTCTCGGGCGCCGCCGAGGTCCCCGTCCACGAGCGCGGTGACGTCCTCGTCGACGCCGACCGGGCCGCGGCCATCGCCGCGGCCGTCGCCCGCGCCGAGCCGGGCGACACCGTCCTCGTCGCGGGCAAGGGACACGAGCAGGGCCAGGACATCCACGGAGTGGTACGCCCCTTCGACGACCGCAAGGTCCTGCGCGCCGCCATCGCGCGCTCCATGGGCCGCGAGAGCACCGAGGACGCCTCCGAGGGCGCCGCGGACCGCGCCCACACCCACGAGAACAACAGTCAGGGATGA
- a CDS encoding peptidoglycan D,D-transpeptidase FtsI family protein, producing MSSKEPPRRRVPGPARPRNAAGGSGRPRPGARRPRPSSGRPRAGAQRTGAPRSLRLGSPRPRLRLVSLALTLVMLAFVVRLLQVQAVDASAYAAKAEENRYLEYTVAAERGEITDRNGIALATSVDAHNITADPKMFTPEDSKAPDAPQQAAALLAPILGKDVDELTKKLSTPKSRYTLLATRQTPQVWKQIKDLKSVFAEKAEEDRANGGPGANVLAGVLQEPTTRRVYPNGDLAAGILGFVNAEGKGGGGLESKLETELAGQDGKIRYAHSGGRRVPTAGAREVPAVPGADIELTIDRDIQWAAQRAIADQVKKSKADRGYVIVQNTRTGEVLAMANAPGYDPNDLSQVNAATLGNAALQDVYEPGSTSKVMSMAAVLEEGAATPDTHVTVPNRLHRGDRLFRDDVDHPTWYLTLNGVLAKSSNIGTILATGQLGKTQAESNKVLYSYLRKFGLGSVTGLGYPGESPGLLAKPQDWSTSQQFTIPFGQGLSLNAMQAASVYSTIANGGVRIAPSLVRGTKDADGGYTAAPVPEQTRVVSRKTAKTLAVMLESVVDDHEGTGTKAAIPGYRVAGKTGTANRVDPDRGGYHGYTASFAGFAPSDDPQVTVYCAIQNPTKGSYFGGQTCGPIYKKVMEFALKSLQTAPSGSKPARLPVSFKPGE from the coding sequence GTGTCGTCCAAGGAACCGCCGCGCCGCCGCGTACCCGGCCCGGCACGCCCCCGTAACGCGGCGGGCGGCTCGGGCCGCCCGCGGCCAGGCGCCCGCAGGCCACGCCCCTCCTCCGGGCGGCCACGCGCCGGCGCGCAGCGCACCGGCGCCCCGCGCTCCCTCCGCCTCGGCAGCCCGCGCCCGCGTCTGCGGCTGGTCAGCCTCGCCCTGACGCTCGTCATGCTGGCCTTCGTCGTCCGGCTCCTCCAGGTCCAGGCCGTCGACGCCAGCGCGTACGCGGCCAAGGCCGAGGAGAACCGCTACCTCGAGTACACGGTCGCCGCCGAGCGCGGCGAGATCACCGACCGCAACGGGATCGCGCTGGCCACCAGCGTCGACGCGCACAACATCACCGCCGACCCCAAGATGTTCACCCCCGAGGACAGCAAGGCCCCGGACGCGCCCCAGCAGGCCGCCGCGCTCCTCGCTCCGATCCTCGGCAAGGACGTCGACGAGCTGACGAAGAAGCTGTCGACCCCCAAGAGCCGCTACACGCTGCTGGCGACCAGGCAGACCCCGCAGGTCTGGAAGCAGATCAAGGACCTCAAGTCCGTCTTCGCCGAGAAGGCCGAGGAGGATCGGGCCAACGGAGGCCCGGGCGCCAACGTGCTGGCCGGAGTGCTCCAGGAGCCCACCACCAGGCGGGTCTATCCGAACGGTGACCTGGCCGCCGGAATACTCGGATTCGTCAACGCCGAGGGCAAGGGCGGCGGCGGCCTCGAATCGAAGCTCGAGACGGAGCTCGCCGGACAGGACGGCAAGATCCGGTACGCCCATTCCGGCGGCCGGCGCGTGCCGACGGCCGGTGCCAGGGAAGTCCCGGCCGTGCCCGGCGCCGACATCGAGCTCACCATCGACCGCGACATCCAGTGGGCTGCCCAGCGGGCCATCGCCGACCAGGTCAAGAAGTCCAAGGCGGACCGCGGTTACGTGATCGTCCAGAACACACGGACCGGCGAGGTGCTGGCCATGGCCAACGCCCCCGGGTACGACCCGAACGACCTCTCGCAGGTCAACGCCGCCACCCTGGGCAACGCGGCACTCCAGGACGTGTACGAGCCCGGCTCCACCAGCAAGGTCATGTCCATGGCCGCCGTACTGGAGGAGGGGGCCGCCACGCCCGACACCCACGTCACGGTCCCCAACCGGCTCCACCGCGGTGACCGGCTGTTCAGGGACGACGTCGACCACCCCACCTGGTACCTCACGCTCAACGGCGTACTGGCCAAGTCCAGCAACATCGGCACCATCCTGGCGACCGGTCAGCTCGGGAAGACCCAGGCCGAGTCCAACAAGGTCCTGTACTCGTATCTGCGCAAATTCGGGCTCGGCTCCGTCACGGGGCTCGGCTACCCCGGCGAGTCGCCCGGTCTCCTCGCGAAGCCGCAGGACTGGTCGACCTCGCAGCAGTTCACGATCCCGTTCGGCCAGGGTCTCTCCCTGAACGCCATGCAGGCGGCATCGGTCTACTCGACGATCGCCAACGGAGGGGTCCGGATCGCACCCAGCCTCGTGCGCGGGACCAAGGACGCGGACGGCGGATACACCGCCGCGCCCGTCCCCGAACAGACCCGGGTGGTCAGCCGCAAGACGGCCAAGACGCTGGCGGTCATGCTCGAGTCCGTGGTCGACGACCACGAGGGCACCGGGACCAAGGCGGCGATCCCGGGCTACCGGGTCGCGGGCAAGACCGGCACGGCCAACCGTGTCGACCCGGACCGCGGCGGCTACCACGGCTACACCGCGTCCTTCGCGGGCTTCGCGCCCTCCGACGACCCGCAGGTCACCGTCTACTGCGCGATCCAGAACCCCACCAAGGGCAGCTACTTCGGCGGCCAGACCTGCGGTCCGATCTACAAGAAGGTCATGGAGTTCGCGCTCAAGTCGCTCCAGACCGCACCGTCCGGCAGCAAGCCCGCCCGGCTGCCGGTGTCCTTCAAGCCCGGCGAGTGA
- a CDS encoding FtsB family cell division protein, with protein MTKPAEQLKGRAARLARLMPSGPSNAARTPFVLLVVLLLGGGLITLLLLNSSLNEGSIRLTDLKRETTELTDEQQALQRDVDSYSEPDALERRARELGMVPGGSPAFLDPDGTVRGNPVEATAEPTPTVAPKPVEPAPDSSPSSSASSADASPDPSASQSASAQPSPGASGTPTARTSGTPGAQRQAPAEPESESAAETPPTTSPGR; from the coding sequence GTGACCAAACCGGCCGAACAGTTGAAGGGGCGGGCCGCGCGGCTCGCCCGGCTGATGCCGTCGGGGCCCAGTAACGCGGCCCGTACCCCCTTCGTCCTGCTGGTCGTTCTGCTCCTCGGCGGCGGTCTGATCACGCTGCTCCTGCTGAACTCGTCCCTCAACGAAGGGTCGATCAGGCTGACCGATCTGAAGCGGGAGACCACGGAGCTCACCGACGAGCAGCAGGCCCTTCAGCGGGACGTCGACAGCTACTCCGAGCCGGACGCCCTGGAACGGCGCGCCAGGGAACTGGGCATGGTGCCGGGCGGCAGCCCCGCCTTCCTGGACCCGGACGGCACGGTACGGGGCAATCCCGTGGAGGCCACCGCCGAGCCCACGCCCACCGTCGCGCCGAAACCGGTGGAGCCCGCGCCCGACAGCTCGCCCAGCTCCTCCGCTTCCTCCGCCGACGCCTCGCCGGACCCGTCGGCCTCGCAGTCCGCCTCCGCGCAGCCTTCCCCCGGAGCCTCCGGGACCCCGACCGCCCGGACCTCCGGGACCCCCGGAGCCCAGCGGCAGGCCCCCGCCGAACCAGAGTCCGAGTCCGCAGCAGAGACCCCGCCCACGACGAGCCCCGGCAGGTGA
- the rsmH gene encoding 16S rRNA (cytosine(1402)-N(4))-methyltransferase RsmH, with protein sequence MSQTRHVPVMLQRCLDLLAPALEAPGPRPPVVVDCTLGLGGHSEALLAAFPTARLIALDRDKEALRLSGERLAPYGDRATLVHAVYDELPEVLDRLGIPKVQGVLFDLGVSSMQLDEADRGFAYAQDAPLDMRMDQTTGIGAAEVLNTYPPGELVRILRAYGEEKQAKRIVSAVVREREKEPFTNSARLVELIRDALPQAAKRTGGNPAKRTFQALRIEVNGELTVLERAIPAAVSSLAVGGRIAVLSYHSLEDRLVKQVFAAGAANTAPPGLPVVPERYQPRLKLLTRGAELPTEEEVAENRRAAPARLRGAQRIREEER encoded by the coding sequence ATGAGCCAGACCCGACACGTCCCGGTGATGCTCCAGCGATGCCTGGACCTGTTGGCCCCGGCTCTGGAAGCCCCGGGCCCCCGGCCGCCGGTGGTCGTCGACTGCACCCTCGGCCTCGGCGGACACAGCGAGGCGCTCCTCGCCGCGTTCCCCACGGCCCGGCTGATCGCACTCGACCGCGACAAGGAGGCGCTCCGCCTCTCCGGCGAGCGTCTCGCCCCGTACGGCGACCGCGCCACCCTGGTGCACGCCGTCTACGACGAACTGCCCGAGGTCCTCGACCGGCTGGGCATCCCCAAGGTCCAGGGCGTGCTCTTCGACCTCGGTGTGTCCTCGATGCAGTTGGACGAGGCGGACCGGGGATTCGCGTACGCCCAGGACGCACCCCTCGACATGCGCATGGACCAGACGACCGGGATCGGCGCCGCCGAGGTGCTCAACACCTATCCGCCCGGCGAACTCGTACGGATCCTGCGTGCGTACGGCGAGGAGAAGCAGGCCAAGCGGATCGTCTCCGCCGTCGTGCGCGAGCGCGAGAAGGAGCCGTTCACCAACAGCGCCCGCCTCGTCGAGCTGATCCGTGACGCGCTGCCGCAGGCCGCCAAGCGGACCGGCGGGAACCCGGCCAAGCGCACCTTCCAGGCCCTGCGCATCGAGGTCAACGGTGAGCTCACCGTCCTGGAGCGGGCCATCCCGGCAGCGGTCTCGTCCCTCGCCGTCGGCGGCCGTATCGCCGTTCTCTCGTACCACTCGCTGGAGGACCGGCTGGTCAAGCAGGTCTTCGCGGCCGGCGCCGCCAACACGGCGCCCCCCGGCCTGCCCGTCGTGCCCGAGCGCTACCAGCCGCGGCTGAAGCTGCTGACCCGTGGCGCGGAGCTGCCCACGGAGGAGGAGGTCGCCGAGAACCGGCGTGCCGCCCCCGCGCGGCTGCGCGGCGCTCAGCGCATCCGCGAGGAGGAGCGATGA
- a CDS encoding beta-class carbonic anhydrase yields MSTSAHSPAVPTSPAAGAARSGGTVTDRLVEANAHYADEFRDPGMDARPVLQVAVVACMDARLDLHDALGLELGDCHTIRNAGGVVTDDVIRSLTISQRALGTRSVILIHHTNCGLESLTEDFRQELEHEVGQRPVWAVEAYSDADQDVRQSMQRVRTSPFLLHTDDIRGFVFDVTTGLLREIPPAS; encoded by the coding sequence ATGTCGACTTCCGCGCACTCCCCCGCCGTGCCCACCTCTCCCGCCGCGGGCGCGGCCCGTTCCGGCGGTACGGTCACCGATCGACTGGTCGAGGCGAATGCCCACTACGCGGACGAGTTCCGCGACCCCGGCATGGACGCCCGGCCGGTCCTGCAGGTGGCCGTGGTCGCCTGCATGGACGCCCGTCTCGACCTGCACGACGCGCTCGGCCTGGAGCTCGGCGACTGCCACACCATCCGCAACGCGGGCGGCGTGGTCACCGACGACGTGATCCGCTCGCTGACCATCAGCCAGCGCGCGCTCGGCACCCGCAGCGTCATCCTCATCCACCACACCAACTGCGGTCTGGAATCACTCACCGAGGACTTCCGGCAGGAACTGGAGCACGAGGTGGGACAGCGTCCGGTCTGGGCGGTGGAGGCGTACTCCGACGCCGATCAGGACGTCCGGCAGTCGATGCAGCGAGTACGCACGTCACCGTTCCTGCTGCACACGGACGACATCCGCGGTTTCGTCTTCGACGTGACCACGGGTCTGCTGCGCGAGATCCCGCCCGCCTCCTGA